In Nitrospira sp., the genomic window GTTCCCGCTCTACCACCACCGCCCGACTTTCCACAGAGGGCTCGGTAGCCGAAACTGTGCTTCACGCTCCGCATCTTGTCGCAAGAGCTCACTCCCTCACCTTTCAGCTTGACGATTCCTTTGCGTGCACGGCATACTCAAAATCCATGCGTGCCATTGCCACTATCATGCTTCTCGCAACCCTTGCCCTTCCTCTTGGAGAAGGAGCAGCATTTGCCCCCCTCGACAGCAAAGACCTGAATGCACTCCAGACCCAGGCCACCCAAGGAGATACGGAGGCACAGAATCGACTCGGGGAGCTGTATGCCAAGGGAAGAGGCGTACCACAAGATTATGCCCAGGCGCGAGCGTGGTACGAGAAAGCGGCTGAAAAGGGTCACCCACTGGCTCAAAATAACCTTGCGGAATTGTATTTCGCAGGGCTAGGCGGCGCACCGGACTATGTGCGGGCCTATATGTGGGAGAGTCTTGCCGCCGCACACATGCAGGGTGAGGAAAAGAAGCAAGCGGAAGAAAATCTCGAGGATGTCGCCAAGCGTATGTCGCCCACCCAGGTCACAGAAGCCAAGCGGCTCTCGGAACAGTGCCGGACAAAGAAGTTCAAGGGCTGCTGAGATTCACTCGGCTGCCTCTGTGCTCACCGTTTCACGATCCCACCAACTTTCACACTCAACAACACATATAACTTTCTGCCGGATATTGAGAAGGCCGCTGGTGGTTATTCCCAACAACCTGCTAACCGGGTAATCGGTTCAGACGGCAGCTGAGCACGTTACGAGACGCGGGTGTTGCCATGCATTCGACTGAAGACGTCCCAGTCGAACTGCTTCGCTGTAACCGCATGGAGTGGAATCGGACCGATTGATCCCCGTTCACGGTAGGCCAAGAGACACCCGACAATGTCCTCAGGCGAGTCGATCAGTCGGTGCACCACTTCATGGGCAAGATGCTGGGCAATCGCCTTGTCCTCAGGTATCGGACGAGCCCCTCGGAGCGTGTGGCCAAGGATCGTGGCTTTGGTGGCCGGCGTGAATGGATAGTGATCAGGCCCCGCTTGCCGTTCCGGCCATCGAGCCATCACTCCGGCCACATAGTCCACCAACCCATGGACGCCGCCGTCCTTATGATGACGGTGCGGCGTCCGTTCGGCGACAACAAAGATATGGCTCTTGTTCGGCACACCCAACGTGCGCCTGAGCGTGCCGAGAATCACCTCATCGATATAGGCGTTTGGGTCGGGATGTTCATTGACCAACAACCCTTCGGCTCTCGCCTGATAGGCACAGGCCAACGCAAGATGACCTGACCCCGCGCCCATGATCTCCACGAAAAACACACTGCCCATGGCCGCGCTGGTGGCTTTGAGAGATTCGATAGACTGATCCGCCAACGTCACGGCGGACTGAAACCCAAGCGAGATGGTTCCTTCGAGATTGTTATCAATGCTGCCGGGAATGCCA contains:
- a CDS encoding sel1 repeat family protein translates to MRAIATIMLLATLALPLGEGAAFAPLDSKDLNALQTQATQGDTEAQNRLGELYAKGRGVPQDYAQARAWYEKAAEKGHPLAQNNLAELYFAGLGGAPDYVRAYMWESLAAAHMQGEEKKQAEENLEDVAKRMSPTQVTEAKRLSEQCRTKKFKGC